A stretch of DNA from Natrinema halophilum:
GACAAAGGGCTCCGAATCCCGGGAACGGAGTTCCGATTCGGGCTCGATCCGATCGTCGGGATCCTCCCCGGGGCCGGTGATTCTGCAGCCGCAGCCGTCTCGTTGTACCTCGTCGCCGAATCGGCTCGTATGGGTGTCTCACAATCGACGTTGCTCCGGATGGTCGCGAACATCGCAGTCGACACTGTCATCGGTTCTGTCCCGGTTCTCGGTGTCCTTTTCGACGCATTCTGGAAAGCGAACACTCGCAATCTCGAACTGGCCCTCGAGGATCTCGCCGTCGAGGGCGACGGACGCGACTCCAGCCCGAAAGCGGTGACCATCAACTGACCGAACCGTAATCGATACGCCGACACGATAGTCCCCCGAATTGAGACAACCCCTCTTTGTTTAAGTCCAATTTCGGTGTAGCGAGACGTATGGGAGAACTGGAAACCGAGGCAGAGCGATCCCGAGCGGAAATCGCCGACACCCTCCGTGGCCTGGCCGACCAACTCGACGACGACGGTAACGTAACGCTCGACCTCGAGGGGACGCAGGTGCGATTGAACCCGACCGAACCCGTCACGTTCAAACTCGAGGGAGAATCGGACTGGTCCGACGGGGACAAAGAAGCAAAGCAAAGTATCGAACTCGAACTCGTCTGGCGGCGAGAAGCGGCTACTGCCGAAGAGGGGGCCCTCGACGTACGGGAGTGATCTCGCTTCCAGCGCATACCATGTTCACAGAGATCCTCTTTCCAACCGATGGCAGCCAGGGAGCGTCGGCCGCGTTCGATCACGTTCTCGATATCGCCGCCGCTCACGAGTCGACGGTCCACGTCCTCAACGTGGCTAATACGACGAGGGATAGCGTTCTCCAGATACAAGGCGAGATCGTCGATGGCCTCGAGCGGCAGGGCGAACGACTCGTTGCCGAGACCGCCGACCAGGCACAGGAACGCGGCGTAAACGCGGTCACCGCGGTTCACCAGGGCGAACCCTACAGCACGATTTGCGAGTATGCGGAATCGTCCGACATCGATCTCATCGTCATGCCGACCCACGGTCGGCAGGGCCTCAAGCGGTTCTTGCTCGGTAGTACGACCGAGCGCGTCG
This window harbors:
- a CDS encoding amphi-Trp domain-containing protein, which translates into the protein MGELETEAERSRAEIADTLRGLADQLDDDGNVTLDLEGTQVRLNPTEPVTFKLEGESDWSDGDKEAKQSIELELVWRREAATAEEGALDVRE
- a CDS encoding DUF4112 domain-containing protein, producing METDATDGIRSKLEDVDDDLPESVDKAALGRMQTVAHALDKGLRIPGTEFRFGLDPIVGILPGAGDSAAAAVSLYLVAESARMGVSQSTLLRMVANIAVDTVIGSVPVLGVLFDAFWKANTRNLELALEDLAVEGDGRDSSPKAVTIN